One genomic segment of Caballeronia sp. TF1N1 includes these proteins:
- a CDS encoding efflux RND transporter periplasmic adaptor subunit, with product MRFVGVSLMFAIAACEKQASAPKPAAPEVTVMTVEGHDTPVTFEFVAQTQSSREVEIRARVEGFLEKRLYTEGALVKAGQVMFQMDRKPFEASLQTARGQLAQQQARLTVTKANLARVRPLEALNAVSKKDLDDAIGNEKSAQASVIAAQGEVQNAELNLGYTTIKSPLTGLSSYARMQEGSYLSAGNSSLLTSVAQLDPMWINFSLSENEVLSYRDQIAKGRLTAPADKRYIVEVILADGSRYPDTGPVDFFAPSYNKDTGTFLVRAVLPNKAGQLRPGQFVRALVHGLTRPNAILVPQRAVLQGAKSHYVWLLDKDGKTPREQVVEVGDWLGDNWFISDGLRAGDRVIVDGAIRVSAGAPVNVKGDAAPVAPPGEATIKVEPAQQAK from the coding sequence ATGCGCTTCGTCGGCGTCTCGTTGATGTTCGCCATCGCGGCATGCGAGAAGCAAGCGAGCGCGCCCAAGCCCGCCGCGCCCGAAGTTACCGTGATGACCGTCGAAGGCCACGACACGCCCGTCACGTTCGAATTCGTCGCGCAGACGCAGAGCTCGCGCGAAGTGGAGATCCGCGCACGCGTGGAAGGCTTCCTCGAAAAGCGCCTCTACACCGAAGGCGCGCTCGTGAAAGCAGGGCAGGTGATGTTCCAGATGGATCGCAAGCCGTTCGAGGCTTCGCTGCAAACCGCGCGCGGCCAGCTCGCGCAACAGCAGGCGCGGCTCACCGTGACCAAGGCGAATCTCGCACGGGTGCGTCCGCTCGAAGCGCTGAACGCCGTCAGCAAGAAGGATCTCGACGACGCCATCGGCAACGAGAAATCCGCACAGGCTTCGGTGATCGCCGCGCAAGGCGAAGTACAGAACGCCGAACTCAATCTGGGCTACACCACCATCAAGAGTCCGCTCACCGGCTTGTCGAGCTATGCGCGCATGCAGGAAGGCAGCTATCTTTCGGCAGGCAATTCGAGCCTGCTGACTTCGGTCGCGCAACTCGATCCCATGTGGATCAACTTCAGCCTTTCGGAAAACGAGGTCTTGAGCTATCGCGATCAGATCGCGAAAGGACGCCTGACCGCGCCCGCTGACAAGCGTTATATCGTCGAAGTCATTCTCGCCGATGGCTCGCGCTATCCGGATACCGGCCCGGTCGATTTCTTCGCGCCTTCGTATAACAAGGACACGGGCACGTTCCTCGTGCGCGCGGTGCTGCCGAACAAGGCCGGGCAGTTGCGCCCCGGCCAGTTCGTGCGCGCGCTGGTGCATGGCCTCACGCGGCCGAACGCCATTCTCGTGCCGCAACGCGCCGTGTTGCAGGGCGCGAAAAGCCACTACGTATGGTTGCTCGACAAGGACGGCAAGACGCCGCGCGAGCAAGTGGTGGAGGTGGGCGACTGGCTCGGCGACAACTGGTTCATATCGGATGGTCTGCGCGCGGGCGACCGCGTGATCGTCGATGGCGCGATACGCGTGTCCGCGGGCGCGCCCGTCAACGTGAAGGGCGATGCCGCGCCCGTTGCGCCGCCAGGCGAAGCGACCATCAAGGTCGAGCCAGCCCAACAGGCGAAGTGA
- a CDS encoding glycine zipper domain-containing protein, with protein sequence MNSTFQTARSRRVRLSSSLALMLATAVTLEAAAQQAIYYPARGQSQSQQGNDVSQCQQWAKQNTGIDPMSLAQQANQPPPTQQQGGRVRGAAGGAAAGAAMGAIAGDAGKGAAAGAAGGAVMGGVHQRQQRRAAASQQQANQQQVSQEMTTFNRAVSACMTGRGYTVQ encoded by the coding sequence ATGAACAGCACGTTTCAAACCGCGCGGAGCCGGCGCGTGCGCCTGTCATCGAGCTTGGCGCTCATGCTTGCGACCGCGGTAACGCTCGAAGCAGCCGCGCAGCAGGCGATCTATTACCCCGCGCGCGGTCAAAGCCAGAGCCAGCAGGGCAATGACGTATCGCAATGCCAGCAATGGGCGAAGCAGAACACCGGTATCGATCCGATGTCACTCGCGCAGCAGGCTAACCAGCCACCGCCAACGCAGCAACAGGGCGGACGCGTGCGTGGCGCGGCGGGCGGGGCGGCAGCGGGCGCCGCGATGGGTGCGATAGCCGGCGACGCGGGCAAGGGCGCGGCAGCGGGTGCGGCGGGCGGTGCAGTGATGGGCGGGGTGCATCAACGGCAGCAGCGGCGTGCGGCCGCGTCGCAGCAGCAGGCCAATCAGCAACAGGTCTCGCAGGAGATGACGACCTTCAACCGGGCCGTGTCCGCCTGCATGACGGGACGCGGCTACACCGTGCAATAG
- a CDS encoding response regulator transcription factor: protein MSDATPTVAVVDDDESVCRALKRLLRAAGMASASFGTGDALLAALDENDAAWRPDCIVLDVQMPGINGLEVQRRLAGSDMPIVFVTAHDDPAVRDTALAAGAAAYLHKPFDDEVFIGAVRAAIARVREAP, encoded by the coding sequence ATGAGCGATGCGACGCCAACCGTGGCCGTGGTCGATGACGACGAATCGGTCTGCCGGGCACTCAAGCGGCTGCTGCGTGCGGCCGGCATGGCGTCGGCGAGCTTCGGCACGGGCGACGCGTTGCTCGCCGCACTCGACGAAAACGACGCCGCATGGCGGCCCGACTGCATCGTGCTCGACGTGCAGATGCCCGGCATCAACGGGCTGGAAGTGCAACGGCGTCTGGCGGGCAGCGATATGCCGATCGTCTTCGTCACGGCTCACGACGATCCCGCCGTGCGCGATACGGCGCTCGCTGCGGGAGCCGCGGCCTATCTGCATAAACCATTCGACGACGAAGTGTTCATCGGCGCGGTGCGCGCGGCCATTGCACGCGTGCGCGAGGCGCCATGA